Within the Miscanthus floridulus cultivar M001 chromosome 17, ASM1932011v1, whole genome shotgun sequence genome, the region AAATCAGTATGGCATTACGTCCTGTAGGCTATACAGCGATGAGCATGAACACTGGGAATTAAATGAGGAGGCAACAGAGGCACGGTGGGTCAAAACCACGGCTGTGCACCTTGCCGTTGGGGACCATGCTGGCCTCGCCTCTGTAGGTAGGCAAGTCCACACTACATCGGAGGTAAAGAGTGAAGGTTGGAGTCGTAGTTGGAGGCCAACACCAAATGGTCCGCACCATCGGAGGTCCTGTTTGAGATAGATAGAtcgaatcgaatcaaatccgTCTAGAGAGGCAAAGACAGAGAAGGTTGGACTCACAATTCCATGGCCGGGAGCATGGACGCGTCAAGAGAGGGAAGGACAGAGGTAAAGGCGGAGTGGACGACCGACGAAGAGGCGTCGGGCGACGCGAGGGGGGCCAGGCGCTGCGGGGGCCACCGGCGAGGGTCGCCCGCACCGCGCCGCGCCAGGAGGCGGGCACCGCCGGCGCGCGTCCGTGCGGCTGCGCTACGTCGCACAGCCAGAGAGTGGCGTCGGGCCGTCCGCCTGCAACGCGCGGGGACGGACGCGCCTAGCGCCTCCCGCTGCGGCGGGGATTTTTTGGTGGGCATCGgtgggtctggggaagggataagGCCGTCGGTGGGTCTGGGGAAAGGATAAGGCCGAGCCAAGGAACAAGCGGGGCGCAGCGGCCGCACGGGAGCGTGGCGGGCATCTAGCGCAGGAAGAAAGGATCGGACGGCCAGGGATGGTTTGCTGTGGATGAATGAACAGGATTTTGAGTCTGCGAGACGGAGTGGCGCTGTAGCTATCATCACCAAGGTTAGagatctttatatatatatatatataagctcgCATCAGTACCGTTGTAAAAGCATATATGAAAAAGAATTCTTCAACTTACAAATAATTCCTAAGTGAATTCCCCATCAACGTCGACTGCAGTGGTTTACTCATAAAAAACTGATTAGACTACCTCAACCATCACACACATACCAGTGTCTCCGCGGCTCTGCTTTCCGAGCccgctccctccgtccctaaataatcGTCATTTTTGTTTTCATGTCGGAAATTTGAttgaatttatagaaaatatgtgcaatatttatgtctccaaataaatttattataaaaatagattcaacgatatatctaatgatattaattatatatcataaatattaatattttttatatagaaCTAGTCAAAGTTATTTAtcgggaagcgagaacgacagttatttagggacgaaGAGAGTAGCTTACACTAGTATTCAGTTTTTTCAAACGGTAATGCTACAAACAGGACGTCCGACGCCAGCGACTCCCTCCAGACAAACGCTTGACGTGATTTGCACCACAACTTTGCCTTTTTTATTCCTTGCTCATTTCCATGTCTCTTATTCTCATCTGGACGCCGCGCCTCGCTCCACTCGCTGCTGCGGCGTTCTCCCACCGTGCCCCAGACCCTGCGCCACTTGCTCGTTCGCTCCTGCGCCGTCGCACGCCCCACCTGCGCCGCTCGGTCCTCGCTTCGGCCGTGCGCTACGCCACCTGCTCCCTCTCGTAGCGCGCGTCGCCCGCCAGGCTGAGCCAAGGCCAGTGCTGCTGGTGCTGgatggtggtggtgctcgcgcgccacCACTGGTGctagtgctggtggtgctcgcgcgccgccgctcgccgccggaTCCCACCCCGATGACCGGAATTGACCGGCCCCATCCTTCCACTCTCCTATGttacaaatgtatgtttcaagtgtttcagatgtttcagaggtatgttgcaattgttacatatggatgttgcaaaagtagatcatgttgcatatttttgcaagtgttttcggttatgttgcaacaagtgttttatctagagttgtatatgtttcacacacatgttgcaagtgctttatatagatgttgcatatgtttcacacacatgttgtcaAGTGTTTTATCggaatgttgtatatgtttcacacatatgtttcaacagtatatttcaaatgtttcatttgtatcCGATGTATGttgcatccaagtgtttcatgttgcaagtgtttcatagggGCACGATGAGTGATGGGCGGACGACCCAGGCGCCGGGGGATGGGGCACGACAGAGCTGGGGACTGACAGACGGGGGCGCAGCGAGCTGGGGCCGGCTCCCGAGTCTTGCCCACGCGGAGAAAGAGAAGGCCGTCAGAGGGAAGGAGGGGGCGCAGGGACGAGGCAGGGTGCACGTGCGAGGTGGGGACGAGGCGGACGGGGGCAGGCTGCACGGCCATCCATCCGGACGCAAGGAGTGGCGGGCGCAGGTCGCCAGCGGTCCCCACATGCGCGAGCCCCCGGGTGGGCGCGTGAAATGTAGGCACAGTTGGGGGCGCGGAGTGTAGGGGCGACTGTTAATAGCAACTATATCCTTAGCATGAGTGCATGACAATAACATCACGTCTGATCATGAGAGGTGGGAATCTTTTGCTTTATCGAACAATGAATTTGTTACCAGCAACAAGCGTGGCCTTGACTCTTTTCTGTCAGAGTTTCTTGATTCCAAATGGGGACTAGTGGACACGCCTGAATCAAAGTGAAGTTAAGAGTTCAGTAAAGTCAAGAGTAACAAGCTGTGGTGCATGGTTAATAATGATATGGGTCATTAGAGGCCGTTTCTTTTTCCACCCTCACCTTCTCTCTGATCTTCTCAGAGTCTCTCTTATCAAATCCATGGTGACTCGGACTCCCTCCCTACCACCAGTCGGCCATATTGCGTTGCGCGCCTGAGGTGGCACGCTAAGCGCTGAGCAGTTGTGCGTGGGCAAGACGTGTGGCATGGGCAAGACACGTGGCGTAGGCTGATCTTCTCAGAGAGAGGGCTGCACGCAGGGGTCGTTGGCGCATGTGGGGAACAATAGTGTGGGAGATCGCAGCGTTGCTCGGAACGGGTCGTGATCGAACTTTGACGTTGCCAAGCTCCAGGGCGCAGTTGCCAAGCTCCACCATACCGTCCGACGGATCAATATGAGATCGGCGTTTTTCAAAGGCGCAGTACCACTTAACTGTAACCTAGTCCACAATAAAAAAAATTAACCCACGGTACAAAATAAACCAAATTTATTATTATGTAGTAGATACTGTCAGAGGTCACGTCGTCTAGACGCTCAAACCTCCCACTAAGAGATATAAAAGTATTCCAGGGTGAATGGCTAGCGCATAGAAGTTCAGAAAGATGACATGTTCGGACACAGCTCCGGAGCCTCCTCCGTCACACGCGCGAATGCAACTCCCGCGCCTCCTCCGTCACGCGTCCCACGGGAAAAGGCCACGCCACCAACGGCCCACTCGTCCATGCCCATGCATGCGTGGGGACCACCCAAGCCCGCTCCTTTTCACGCGCGCATGCGCAtagcagcagcaccaccagcagGCAGCGCGGTTACGCGCCCACATGCACGTAGCAACAGCACCAGCAGGTGCACAcaacagcaccagcaccagcaccagcatgcGGCACGTTCACACGCTCGCATGCACATAGCAGCACCAGGGTAGGCACGGTGACCCATGCAGCAGCAGTAACAATATACTTTTGAAACATACGGTGATCCACACAGTAGCAGCAATACCACACCATTGCAATATGTGGATGCTCCGCGAGATCTACTCACTCCGTccaaaaaagaatgcaactaGGGTATCCGTGCCGGTCAATATCGCTTAAATTTGACAAAATTTATAGTAAATGGTTTTatcatttatgtctccaaataaacttattatgaaaataaattcTATAACAAATCTAATAGTACTGATTTTGTGCCATGAATGTTTgcactttttatataaattttgtaAAAGTTCAGACTGTTTGACTCTTAAAAaatgagaattgcattcttttgtggatggagggagtacttttgAAACGTccaaatgaaacacttacaacatacatatgaaacagatgaaacacttgaaacatgcggttgaaacatgcatgtatagctatagcaacatatgtaacatctagatctacttttgcaacatccagatgaaacgctTACAACATAAagtttgaaacatctgaaacactcgaaacatatgcttgaaacatacgtgtatatccatagtaacatatgcaatattcagatgaaacacttgaaacatacatctgacctaaaacacttgaaacataggcttgcaacatgcatatattgtcattgcaacatctgcaacatcctatatctacttttgcaacatccaaacaAAACGcttgaaacataagtctgaaatGTCTGAAACACTTCAAACACGGCGTCGCAGGCAGCCACAGCCTACCTGGTGAGAAACTACGGTATCCAGCAACCTCGGGTACGTCGCTCCGCACGCTTGCGCCCGTCGGCGTGGCCCGTCGCTCCTCAAACGATTCTCCCGCACCTGCTCACGGCCCAAGCTAGCACCCGTCGGCATGGGCCCGTTGCTGCTACTCAAGTGTTGCTGCTCGCTTGGCTGCAGTCATCTAGCGTCGTCCGCTCATGGGGGATGGGGGTGCGACAAGGCGGAATTAGCCCGGCTAGCACAAGATGTAGGTGCAGCGGTGGCGCCGGGAGTCATTACTACTTGTTGCTGGTGGAGGAGGGATGCCGGTCGCCGGGTACGAACGGAGAAGAGAGAGGTAGAAGCAACCGGCGAAGATTAGCCCGGCCGACGCGAGTTGCAAGTCATACGACGACAACAGCGGAGTCATTGCTTGGGATTTGGGAGTGCCTTTCTAGCTTGGCATGTGCGTTGTGAGGCAGAGTAGGGATTTTTTAAGAGAGATGGGGGCTGGTCCACTGTGCAGGCTTGGGAATCGCATCCGAACGGACGGACACCCGTGGCCGAGCATTATCGATAAAAAGTATGTTTAAACTCTATCCGTAACTCCCCGTTACAACTCGAACCCATTTATAACTACACCGTACCCATATACTAGATACATGCATAACTTGATACCCTTTTACTTTGTTAGAGCATCTCCCATAGACAGAACATCTCATTTTTCCTAAGTCTGAGATAAAGAAATCTCAAAATACAGGAGATGGATGTTGTATCAGTTCCTCTTTATTCCTCTCCGGACACATGTGACCTACATGTAGCGGGTTactatttctctttcttttccttctctcctctcttcttcaaCCATGTGATAGTGTGAGCGCAGCCTGACTATGGCTGGATAACTCGGCTCGACTCATTTAGCTCGCAAGCCAGgcaaaaaaaacataaaaaatttaattttatatatttatttaaagcTTGAAAATAGTAATAATACAGAAATAACCCATTTATAAGCCTTAAATCAAACAAATAAATTAATATGTACTGACATATATACAAGTATAACAATATACTACAGTCCAAACATACATCAATAGCCTGcactctatatttatatatataatgcaTCCATAATTCATTATTAAGGATCTATACATCTATTTAAAACAAAGTGATAAAATTATAGTAATCCTGAATTTGCAGGTCTAGGTCCAGGTCCAGCCATCAATCAACCAATTATAAAGTGCAACGCGTCAACAAGCTAtacaaaactaatataagtttaaGGCAAATAGTTTTGGCTCGTTAGGCTCGCAAGCCAACTCGAGCTGGCTGGCTCGTTAACTATACGAGCTAAAATGCTGGCTCAGTTCACTGAAAATATAAACGAGCTGATCCGAGCCGAGCCACTAACAAGCCAAGTCGAGCGAGGTACCGAGTGCGAGTTTTTTGCCCAGGCCTAAGCCTAACGATATGTGCGTGTGGAGGACGCGGTTGGCACTGGGGCGCAACGGGCAGCGACTAGCGAGGTGGGCCGTGGGCGAGGCCTGGTGACTAACAAACGACAGGTGGTAGAAAAACAGCCTCTAGTAGGAAAGGGAATGGGTGAGCAATCCCCTTTGTAGGTCTTCTTTGATGTAGTGGGATTCGTCTTAATCGATATATGTTAGGTGGATTGAAGTAAACTTGAACTAATTTTCACTCGAAtatatgtggattgagatgaactcGGCAATATCCAAACGAGATTGAGAAAAAAAAGTTTGGAAAAGAGGATTAGaaagggatctattggagcttgTTTTTCCAAGGAAAGAAAAAAAGTTTGGAAAAGAGGATTAGaaagggatctattggagcttgTTTTTCCAGGGAAAGAGGATGGATTTTCTGGAACAACTGTAGATAGATGCTCTTGCCAGTTGCCACGCGATTTCTGAGGCGAAAAGCAATCATGCTCTCAGTGGCCGCCGGGGTCCAGTCACCACCACCAACTCACAAAGCAAACATCGTCCGGTCCTCAAGTCGCAATCTCCTTCCGCTTTGCATCCGATCCGGCAATCTTTCTCTCTTTTGTTTTCTATGGCAAGTGCGGTGTGGACATTCACTCCCCTCTCTCCGTTCGTCTCCATGGGCGTGAGAAGTGAGCAGCAGTGACCATTGACCACCGCGCACAACCCGACTAGGGGAGGCTCTCGTCGCCGACGACGACGCGACCGAGGTAATGAGGATGATCTCGGCCGGAATCCTGTTTCTCCTTCTCGTTGGGTTCGACCACCTGCTCATTTTCTTCATCACCTGCCTCAGATCTGCAGGCCTCTGCATCCTGGAGCTGGACCCCCGAAGAACCCATCTCCTCTTTCTCGTTGGGTTGTAGCCTCGCCGCAGTTGAGTTCACAGCCCGACTAGGGGAGGCCTCTCGTCGCCGACGACGACGCGACCGAGGTAATGAGGATGATCTCGGCCGAAATCCTGTTTCTCCTTCTCGTTGGGTTCGACCACCTGCTCATTTTCTTCATCACCTGCCTCAGATCTGCAGGCCTCTGCATCCTGGAGCTGGACCCCCGAAGAACCCATTTCCTCTTTCTCGTTGGGTTGTAGCCTCGCCGCAGTTGAGTTGAGGTACTTAATCTGCTTTGGTTTAAGCCCAACACGCACAATCCTGTTTTGGATTTGTGAAACTCAATGTAACCGCTTGCTTTCAATTTCATCCGCAGGGGTTTAGGCAAGAGTTTCTTTGACATAATGAGTGGGATGGAGGCTGCTTTAGCATCTGGAGTGTTGAAGGTTGCAGGTGACAAGCTAGTTTCACTGTTAGCCACTGAGTTTGCTGCCATAACCGGTGTACAAAGAGATCTCTCCGAGCTCCAGGATATACacgcagagattacaggctggcTGTCGGCAGCACGTGACAGAGCAATACAGagtgagccacagtctctctggGTTGTAAAATTGAAAGATGTGGCTTATGACATTGACGATGTACTACAAGAAGTCCAGCTAGAAGCTGAGAAACAGAAGATGGAAAGAGATGATGACAAGAGTGCTATAGCTGGCTGCTTCTGTGCAAAACCAAAGGCATTTGCATTCCGATACAAGATGGCTCATAAGATCAAGGCAATCAAGGTGAGATTTGCTGCAATCGTCAAGCAAAGAAGTGATGTCAATACTTTAGTTCCAAGGGATCAACATGTTGGTACTAGCTACAGGACAGTTGGAAAAATGTACTGGTTGAGCGAGGTTCCGGAGTCCGAAATACCCTGTAGGGATCAAGAAAAGGATGCAATCATATCTAAGCTTGTAGAATGTAATGCTGGAGAGAACAGCATGGTAGTTTCTATCGTCGGATTAGGGGGGTCAGGCAAAACTACTTTGGCCAAACACATTTGCCATGACGTCAAGATAAAGGAGCACTTCGGAGATGAAATATTCTGGGTCCATGTGTCTCAAGAGTTTGATTTTGAGAAGCTCAACGGCAAGCTATTTCAAACAATTGTTGGAGATAATTCAGATCGTCATCCCCCGCAGCACATGGCCCAAAAAATCTCCGAGAAGTTGAGCAATAAGAAGTTTCTTCTTATCCTTGATGATGCTTGGCATGAGGACAGACATGACTGGGAACAGTTCATGGTGCAGCTAAAATGTGGTGCACCTGAAACAAGGATTATGTTAACCACTCGTGATCAAAAGGTTGCAGATGCTGTGAAATCAAGACATACATTTGATTTGGCATTCTTATCAGAGTCTGAGAGTTGGAACTTATTCCTGAAGGGTTCTGGATGGGCAGAGCAAGATTTGAGCTCCGATTATGTACAAGTCGGAAAAGAGATTATCAAGAGATGTGGTGGGGTGCCGCTAGCAATTCGAACTCTTGGAGCAGTCCTTCGTGACAAGAAGCAAATAAGTACGTGGAGGGCCATAAGAGATAATAATTTATGGAATGTTCCGAGGATAAATGACAGAGTGTTTGCATCCTTGAAGTTGAGCTATATTCACTTGGCAGATGAACTGAAGCAGTGCTTTACATTTTGCTCCATATTCCCAAAGGGCTATGGAATCCAGAAAGATCGTTTGATTGCCCAATGGATAGCTCATGGATTCATCAATGCAATGAATGGAGAGCAACCTGAAGATATCGGAAGAGACTACTTAGATTCTCTTGTAAAAGTCAGGTTTCTTCAGGAAGCTTATGGGAGCTGGAATACTGATATATACAACATGCACGATTTGATCCATGATCTCACTCGACAGATACTAAAGGATGAACTGGTGACTTGTGTGCCAATTCATACAACAGAAGAATTTACTCATAGGTATAGATATTTATCTTTGACTTCATTCACTGAGAATGTTGACAAGGGCTTATTTGACAAGGTCCGTGCTTTATATATCTCTGACAGTAAGCCATCTTTTGATACCACAGTGAAGAATAGTTGTTGTATGCGCAGTGTTGTTTTGGACTATGCAATTGATACTCCGTTTTCACTATTCATATTAAAGTTTGAGTATCTTGGGTATCTTGAAATCCACAATGTTAGTTTTACAACAGTTCCAGAAGCTATCTCGAGGTTTTGGAACTTGCAGTCACTCCATTTTGTTAACTGCAAAGGTTTTGTGACATTACCTGAGTCTGTTGGAAAGCTTCGGAAGCTAAGGACTCTAGAGTTGCGTTGCATTACTGATCTTGAGAGTTTGCCTCAGTCCATTGGTGACTTTTATGTTCTTCAGTCCTTGCAACTATATGCCTGCACGAAGCTCCGAGAGATACCAAGCTCTCTAGGTAGAATTGGAAACCTATGTGTACTTGATATAGAGCGTTGTTCATCTCTGCAACAACTACCGTCAGACATCATTGGGGAGTTCAAAAACTTGCGTACTCTGAACCTTTCTGGAACCAAAGTTACCATGCTACCTCAATGGGTTACATCGATTGATACTCTAGAATGTATTGACCTTGAGGGATGCAAGGAGCTACGGGAGTTGCCTAATGGCATAGCAAACTTGAAAAGGCTTGCAGTTTTGAACATATGGGGTTGTAGTAAACTGTGCTGCTTACCATCAGGATTGGGACAGCTGACCCGTTTAAGAAAGCTGGGGTTGTTTGTTGTTGGGTGTGGTGCAGATGATGCGAGGATCTCAGAGCTAGAAAACCTTGATATGATAGGTGGTTGCTTGAAAATTACCAACCTTAAGTATTTGAAGAATCCAAGTGATGCAGAGAAGGCTTGCTTGAAGCGGAAGAGTAGCATACAAAGCTTGCTGCTGAACTGGTCTTTAAGTGATACCGAAGAAGAGTTGGTATCAGATATGGAACATGATTGGGGTGTGCTGAACGCTCTTGAGCCACCATCGCAAATTGTGTGCTTGGGTATCTATGGTTACAGAGGCCCCTGCTTGCCAGGATGGATGATGAAGCAAAATGATTCTTCATATTGTGAAGGTGGCATAATGCTGAAGCAAACTACTGCATCCCATTTCCTTCGTTTAACTTCGTTAATGCTGGAAAGATTTCCAAACTTGAGGCATATGAGAGGATTTGTTGAGTTGCCTTCACTGAAGGACCTTGGGCTGGGGGAAATGCCTAATTTAGAGGAGCTGTGGACTACATCAAGTGGTTTTGAAACTGGGGAGAAAGAATTGGCAGCACAATATCCTTTCCCTGTCCTGTCCAGTCTACAAATATGTGGCTGCCCGAAATTAAATGGGAGCCCCTACTTGCCACCATCGTTGGAGCATATGGCTTTAGACAGAAGCAATGTGCAGCTGCTATCCACAGGAAGGTTCTCCCATCAGCTGCCCAGCATGCATGTGTTGGTCCCTCGCCTCAAGAGTCTAGTGCTAATCGAAGTTAAAGGATCATCATCTGGCTGGGAACTGCTGCAGCACCTCACTAAGCTGAAAGAGTTGTCTATTTACAGCTGCAATGACCTGGCACAGTTACCAGAGAGCATGCGGAACCTCACCTCTCTCGAGCGTCTCTGCATCGAAGGATGCCCCGCCGTTGGCACGTTGCCTGACTGGCTTGGAGAACTGCATTCTCTGCGACACCTTGAACTGACTATGGGCGATTTGAAGCAGTTCCCAGAGGCGATTCAGCACCTCACCTCGCTTGAACATCTCGACATGTCATCAGGTCCTGCACTGACGGTGCTGCCGGAGTGGATTGGACAACTCTCTGCGCTTCGTTCGCTTTTTATCCAGCATTTCCCTGCCCTTCAATACTTGCCCCAATCCATACAACGCCTAACTGCTCTCGAGGAATTGCACATTAATGGTTGCCCTGGTTTGGCGGCGCGTTACAAGCTAGGGGCAGGGCCTGACTGGCACCTTGTCAGTCACATTCGTAGTGTGTGTATATTTGATTTGCTGGGGTAGGGAGGAGCAGGTCTTCAAAACACATACTACACGTGAATGCGGCAAATGCAACCGTTGGTACATTCTGCTGCCTGTAAAGACTACTACCGGTGCATGCCTCCAGCCACGTTGCCATTAGATGCCGGCCACGCACCCAGGTTCTAGAACCACCGATGCACACTTCCCCAAACTGCGTCACGGCCTCTGCCTTGCGCGCCCCTGCACCAGCGGCAGTGCGACCCGGCCACCGGCTTGCCTCCTCCAGATCCCCTCGCCCTCACGCGGCCACCGCAGAGCACCGAACCAGCGTTCGGCCATCTCCCTCGCGCCGCCCCTGGAGCTGCGGCAGCACATGGCCGTCGACCAAGCGTCCGGCCATCTCCTTCGCATGGCCCCTGCACCAACGTCCCCTCCACCTCAGGTATGCTatacctttttcttcttcttctttttttccctcAGATGTTAATGTACGGGTGACTGTATGTGCAATTGGAAGTCACTGTCGACTGTATATAGCCCTCTAAATTTTTCGTTTAACAGATCCGTTATGATTCAGGTGCATAATCTCACTCTACCACACCTAATTGGGGACAGCATGCCATTCTGCTCGCTAAGTTCGTGATAAAGATGGTATTGAACTGCCGAGTGCTATTGCAAAATTGTCAGCTTTTGCTGACCATTAATAACTGTGGTGAGTCTTATTTTCCCTATTAGTTATTTGCGCAAGGTTTGACATAAGTTCTCTACGTAATGAATATTTTGAATTCCTGAGTAAAGGATTAACTGA harbors:
- the LOC136516334 gene encoding disease resistance protein RGA2-like; protein product: MSGMEAALASGVLKVAGDKLVSLLATEFAAITGVQRDLSELQDIHAEITGWLSAARDRAIQSEPQSLWVVKLKDVAYDIDDVLQEVQLEAEKQKMERDDDKSAIAGCFCAKPKAFAFRYKMAHKIKAIKVRFAAIVKQRSDVNTLVPRDQHVGTSYRTVGKMYWLSEVPESEIPCRDQEKDAIISKLVECNAGENSMVVSIVGLGGSGKTTLAKHICHDVKIKEHFGDEIFWVHVSQEFDFEKLNGKLFQTIVGDNSDRHPPQHMAQKISEKLSNKKFLLILDDAWHEDRHDWEQFMVQLKCGAPETRIMLTTRDQKVADAVKSRHTFDLAFLSESESWNLFLKGSGWAEQDLSSDYVQVGKEIIKRCGGVPLAIRTLGAVLRDKKQISTWRAIRDNNLWNVPRINDRVFASLKLSYIHLADELKQCFTFCSIFPKGYGIQKDRLIAQWIAHGFINAMNGEQPEDIGRDYLDSLVKVRFLQEAYGSWNTDIYNMHDLIHDLTRQILKDELVTCVPIHTTEEFTHRYRYLSLTSFTENVDKGLFDKVRALYISDSKPSFDTTVKNSCCMRSVVLDYAIDTPFSLFILKFEYLGYLEIHNVSFTTVPEAISRFWNLQSLHFVNCKGFVTLPESVGKLRKLRTLELRCITDLESLPQSIGDFYVLQSLQLYACTKLREIPSSLGRIGNLCVLDIERCSSLQQLPSDIIGEFKNLRTLNLSGTKVTMLPQWVTSIDTLECIDLEGCKELRELPNGIANLKRLAVLNIWGCSKLCCLPSGLGQLTRLRKLGLFVVGCGADDARISELENLDMIGGCLKITNLKYLKNPSDAEKACLKRKSSIQSLLLNWSLSDTEEELVSDMEHDWGVLNALEPPSQIVCLGIYGYRGPCLPGWMMKQNDSSYCEGGIMLKQTTASHFLRLTSLMLERFPNLRHMRGFVELPSLKDLGLGEMPNLEELWTTSSGFETGEKELAAQYPFPVLSSLQICGCPKLNGSPYLPPSLEHMALDRSNVQLLSTGRFSHQLPSMHVLVPRLKSLVLIEVKGSSSGWELLQHLTKLKELSIYSCNDLAQLPESMRNLTSLERLCIEGCPAVGTLPDWLGELHSLRHLELTMGDLKQFPEAIQHLTSLEHLDMSSGPALTVLPEWIGQLSALRSLFIQHFPALQYLPQSIQRLTALEELHINGCPGLAARYKLGAGPDWHLVSHIRSVCIFDLLG